In the Anastrepha obliqua isolate idAnaObli1 chromosome 1, idAnaObli1_1.0, whole genome shotgun sequence genome, one interval contains:
- the LOC129236311 gene encoding bromodomain and WD repeat-containing protein 3: MENNKELVAERIVTPELYFLISKFLASGPLRETAEVLVRELEQKKVLPRRTDWLGNEHEQSFAELEQKYAHVGPNHLLEICCRIGPILDKELPPAVLGIVSLLGTGRQSLLRTEESIYRSRSLLDYCTRLHGVSLPDSAITKPVHNLQKVITGREYGGPIRRKLLVPTSLYSKTKLLKRTVGHLSSVYCVLFDRTGRYIITGADDLLIKIWSALDGRLLATLRGASAEITDIAINLDNTMLAAGSLDRILRVWDMQTTSPIAVLTGHTGMITSVNFCPSPRGDLKYLVTTSTDGSIAFWQYSTPRGQKITFAPKPIQYHEKLRPGQAQMMCTTFSPGGMFLAAGSADHHVRVYIMSEDGPKRILESEAYTDAVDSVQWSHRGLRFISGSKDGTAHIWNFESQQWKSTKLCMTERLHSCPPPEEGKKLKVTMVAWDCSDKYVITAVNDFTIKIWHSKTGKLHRVLRGHKDELYVLESNPKDEHVLLSAGHDGQVFLWDIENGISVAEFVNDIDGQGHGGVFDAKWSPDGTMIAATDSHGHLLIYGLGIGPDKYKLLPNELFFHTDYRPLMRDASQYVVDEQTQVMPHLMPPPFLVNSEGNPYPVQYQRFVPGRENCTREQLRQILTVGDDGTVIVPNINGTGGNFSHIDRLIAVLANRQGAAPASPAVIVGNNAAGNHSQLDRLIEALASRQGQDQAPDSNNRPSSSRSAAGGARSSRYSFDDLPGHSLNQDNVNRQDTVRVRPSGEQQLVPITDQPAQPSQIKYFRRIYVRPMKYQQLQNLKQTVYAAGHYEMQEYKREMRRRPIMINTGNVASAQSSANRQRNTRGNNGTGGGAVRARRRQGPGSQPQPAYRTRAVRDQEELDAPPPPEEEDEDEESNSSSGDTSYSNVEENLEESSDDSDTESSDYSDWVADTPGPNLEPPKRSKRKPLSRRRTFSDDSSDETTEQATTSAGAAAKATKRNKRVVIPPPAPNGEIPELYRPAEWLSEVIPRKAPYYPQMGDEVVYFRQGHQRYLEAVRLKKVYKLTHSSEPWNFRTLRDREFVRVIGIKYEIRPPRLCCLKLAMIDDDGNMTGTSFKIKYHDMPDVLDFLVLRQTFDLAVQRNWGVGDRFRCMIGDGWWMGQIESRYALSTDFPDSYFMCFRVRWDNGEYEYMSPWDMEPIDENRLPDEVGGAVPVLQEEIRATLYQPKSEEWHRGDRDGSCRRIINGLEQVMRLSIAEHFLAPVDLNVYPDYAYLIEYPIDLTTIKSRFENHFYRRITSAQFDVRYLATNAEKYNRSHTNIVKHARIITDLCLRVIREPNDIDVAAVYHQLVDVYHSSETENDNESDVVPSTSTGPSTSAAARQKMSATRRSSRIRSDGDWRTECRQLLDLMWQRNDSLPFREPVDTLEFPDYLEIISSPMDLRTVKEDLLGGNYEDPLDFAKDVRLIFQNSRNYNTNKRSQIYAMTLRLSALFESQIKTVISNWKAARRRANKNKSGSARGSSSSPVKRQPPDRNRGGVASKRARSQRNTRQLHSSDDDDDDDDDNENGAGRVNIQPRGSQRRGISGTTNGRNGLHRGGTTVSVAASTSAGSNRVSSSSSLQRRSGEATQATRSSRRKAASQEIDDDDDEDEEDTELHVTDEHTSVTSSTSDDSESDDSSEDGLNGSNDGSDNNDARGKRAAARRCKRRSGADDSEDSYKPDNDRRGSKRRSARARGSKKKTIKKSSRKKQDKQQQATRKRRRLIEDDADEDYMDQSGKRRTTTIAATANGARRAANGAAVTNGNVRRGNRRRLQSSEDEHENMLAQHTSSQADESTQDTITGHPATVGMTTPKKRASATGRSHRGGQALNVSEHSASTSANVSQQQSPSRNTRMQTSTSATVNNRRSATEIDHSYHLPMRNGRIADSDTDSREVAANARPTRSSFKRAILEWARTSDVDDAEQEGGVEEEDSEEAEEILPTPTPTKVTPSKANNASNLLNGPSTSRAAYGGSVVPVAVGAVRQLRTNRNTIVEPPDEEEDSEDGDGSENEPLVSSQGIGAGANGRIHPASYPPTRSTTNTATPRLQAHAAAMSNAHMTRSHATSTTSSNVTTSTLSAHDHNYLGTEALGPSTSVTASRGTARRVLSRHQRNADELDSNADELNSGADPLENVSMLMRNARLRRGLPTSTTQNTIFGSRMIPTTSATAATVLAPQPPTRTVRRGRSRYSQEHSQTAEDDDDDESVEEDASAASDEGTDGGSSTHGDDNDDDATDDSEDNQPLTSYVPSGRRTRSRGKPARRTNRRRRSDDSFVCDDDDEDYEVERQRQRRRQQQRARSRRHSERDSPQRDSRKQRGSRNQKRPRYNEQSDDEVSHDYSNMRKRRRDAGVEGDLVGSTSQRSATQRLPRNNEVTDSSEGDDDEQLVSVSSRGRVRKISAKARRIFKE, from the exons atggaaaataataaagaattggTAGCGGAGAGAATTGTAACGCCTG agtTATATTTTCTCATATCGAAGTTTCTGGCTTCGGGTCCGCTGCGGGAAACGGCTGAG GTCCTGGTACGTGAATTAGAACAAAAGAAG gttTTACCACGGCGTACTGATTGGTTGGGTAATGAACACGAGCAAAGTTTCGCTGAGTTG gAACAAAAATATGCACACGTGGGACCCAATCACCTCTTAGAAATATGTTGCCGCATAGGTCCGATACTCGACAAAGAACTGCCACCGGCAGTATTGGGCATAGTCTCCTTACTTGGTACCGGCCGTCAAAGTTTGCTGCGTACCGAAGAAAGCATTTACCGGTCGAGATCCTTATTGGATTACTGTACACGTTTACATGGCGTATCGCTTCCCGATTCCGCAATAACAAAACCCGTTCACAATTTGC aaaaagtcaTAACTGGTCGCGAATACGGTGGACCAATTCGTCGAAAGTTGTTGGTGCCCACAAGCCTCTACAGTAAAACCAAACTACTGAAGCGAACCGTAGGACATTTGTCCTCTGTGTATTGTGTGCTTTTTGATCGCACTGGTCGTTACATTATAACG ggtGCCGATGATCTCCTAATAAAAATATGGTCTGCTTTGGATGGTCGTTTGTTAGCTACGCTACGGGGCGCTTCAGCAGAAATAACCGACATAGCAATCAATCTTGATAATACAATGTTAGCAGCTGGCTCATTAGATCGCATTCTACGTGTTTGGGACATGCAGACCACATCACCGATAGCTGTGCTTACGGGTCATACCGGCATGATAACATCGGTTAATTTCTGCCCCTCGCCACGAGGTGATCTAAAATATTTGGTGACCACCAGTACTGATGGTTCAATTGCATTTTGGCAATATTCGACGCCGCGCGgccaaaaaataacttttgcacCCAAGCCGATACAGTATCACGAGAAGCTGCGTCCGGGACAGGCTCAAATGATGTGCACAACCTTTTCGCCAGGTGGCATGTTTCTCGCAGCTGGTTCAGCTGATCACCATGTACGTGTATACATTATGTCAGAAGATGGACCTAAACGCATTCTCGAATCGGAAGCGTATACGGATGCTGTGGACTCGGTGCAGTGGTCACATAGAGGATTACGTTTCATATCGGGAAGCAAAGATGGGACTGCACATATATGGAATTTCGAATCACAACAATGGAAAAGCACTAAGTTGTGCATGACAGAACGGTTACATAG CTGCCCACCACCAGAAGAGGGTAAAAAGTTAAAGGTTACTATGGTCGCTTGGGATTGCTCTGACAAATATGTTATTACCGCCGTAAATGACTTCACA ataaaaatttgGCATTCAAAAACTGGCAAATTGCATCGTGTACTGCGTGGCCATAAGGATGAACTCTATGTTCTCGAATCAAATCCAAAAGATGAACATGTTTTGCTTTCCGCTGGTCATGATGGTCAGGTTTTTCTGTGGGATATTGAAAATGGAATTTCTGTGGCTGAGTTTGTAAACGATATCGACGGCCAGGGACACGGAGGTGTGTTCGATGCGAAATGGTCACCAGATGGCACCATGATCGCGGCTACAGATTCACATGGTCATTTACTTATATATGGACTTGGTATTGGTCCAGATAAATATAAACTA CTTCCAAACGAATTATTTTTCCACACGGACTATCGTCCATTGATGCGAGATGCATCTCAATATGTTGTTGATGAACAAACTCAAGTAATGCCACATTTGATGCCGCCGCCATTTCTCGTGAACTCCGAAGGCAATCCCTATCCCGTACAGTATCAACGTTTTGTCCCTGGTCGTGAAAATTGTACCCGCGAACAGTTGAGACAAATTTTAACAGTAGGTGATGACGGCACGGTAATTGTTCCAAATATAAATGGCACTGGCGGGAACTTCTCACACATTGATCGCCTAATAGCCGTACTAGCCAATCGTCAAGGTGCTGCTCCAGCATCACCAGCAGTGATTGTCGGAAACAATGCAGCTGGCAATCATTCACAACTGGATCGTCTTATAGAGGCACTTGCCAGTCGCCAAGGTCAGGACCAGGCACCCGATTCCAACAATCGTCCGTCAAGTAGTCGCTCAGCGGCTGGAGGAGCGAGGTCATCGCGTTACAGCTTCGATGATTTACCTGGGCATTCCTTGAATCAAGATAATGTAAATCGTCAAGATACAGTCCGTGTTCGGCCATCAGGTGAACAACAATTGGTACCAATTACAGATCAGCCAGCTCAACCGTCGCAGATTAAATATTTTCGTCGTATCTATGTACGCCCAATGAAGTACCAGCAATTGCAAAACCTCAAACAAACTGTGTATGCGGCTGGTCATTATGAGATGCAGGAGTATAAGCGCGAGATGCGCAGACGACCCATTATGATAAATACAGGTAATGTTGCGAGCGCACAATCTAGCGCCAACCGTCAACGCAATACAAGGGGTAATAATGGCACTGGCGGTGGTGCTGTTCGTGCACGTCGTCGTCAGGGGCCAGGCAGTCAACCGCAGCCGGCTTATCGCACACGTGCTGTGCGTGATCAGGAAGAGCTAGACGCCCCACCGCCGCCAGAAGAAGAGGACGAGGATGAAGAAAGTAATTCATCATCGGGTGATACCAGCTACTCGAATGTGGAAGAAAACCTAGAAGAATCTTCGGATGATTCGGATACCGAAAGTTCAGATTATTCGGATTGGGTAGCAGATACGCCAGGTCCGAATTTGGAACCACCAAAGCGTTCGAAGCGCAAGCCATTGTCGAGACGGCGCACATTTAGTGACGATAGCAGTGACGAGACTACAGAACAAGCTACAACGTCTGCTGGCGCAGCTGCAAAGGCTACGAAGCGAAATAAGCGTGTCGTTATACCACCACCAGCACCCAACGGCGAAATACCTGAGTTGTATCGACCTGCTGAATGGCTTTCGGAGGTGATACCGCGTAAGGCTCCTTACTATCCACAAATGGGTGATGAGGTGGTATACTTTCGACAAGGACATCAACGTTATTTAGAAGCAGTACGtcttaaaaaagtttacaaattaACACACAGTTCAGAGCCGTGGAACTTTCGAACATTGCGCGATCGTGAATTTGTACGTGTGATTGGCATTAAGTATGAAATACGGCCGCCTCGATTGTGCTGCCTCAAATTGGCAATGATTGACGATGATGGCAATATGACGGGTACATCTTTTAAAATCAAGTACCATGATATGCCGGACGTGCTCGACTTTCTGGTGTTGCGTCAAACTTTCGATCTGGCGGTTCAGCGTAATTGGGGTGTTGGCGATCGTTTTCGCTGCATGATTGGTGATGGTTGGTGGATGGGACAAATTGAATCACGTTACGCACTTTCTACCGATTTTCCTGATTCGTACTTCATGTGTTTCCGAGTGCGCTGGGACAATGGCGAGTATGAGTATATGAGTCCATGGGATATGGAACCGATTGATGAAAATCGACTGCCCGATGAGGTGGGTGGAGCGGTACCTGTGTTACAGGAGGAGATACGCGCTACTTTATATCAACCGAAATCGGAAGAGTGGCATCGGGGAGATCGGGATGGGTCATGTAGGCGCATTATCAACGGCTTAGAGCAG GTAATGCGTCTCTCGATTGCCGAACACTTTCTGGCACCAGTTGATTTAAATGTGTATCCAGACTATGCTTATCTGATTGAGTATCCAATCGATTTGACCACCATCAAGTCTCGTTTCGAAAATCATTTCTATCGGCGCATTACTTCAGCGCAATTCGATGTGCGTTATTTGGCAACAAATGCTGAAAAATACAATCGCTCCCACACGAATATTGTAAAACATGCTCGCATTATAACCGATCTATGTTTACGCGTAATCAG GGAGCCAAATGATAttgatgttgctgctgtttaCCATCAATTAGTTGATGTATATCACTCATCCGAAACTGAGAACGATAATGAATCAGATGTGGTACCATCGACCAGTACTGGTCCATCCACATCGGCTGCAGCCCGTCAAAAAATGTCAGCTACTCGAAG ATCAAGTCGCATTCGTTCCGATGGCGATTGGCGTACTGAATGCCGTCAACTATTAGACTTAATGTGGCAGCGTAACGATTCGTTGCCATTCCGTGAACCAGTTGACACACTAGAATTCCCCGATTATCTTGAAATTATTTCATCACCAATGGATTTGCGTACCGTTAAAGAGGATTTGCTCGGTGGTAATTATGAAGATCCTTTAGACTTTGCAAAGGATGTACGTTTGATATTTCAAAATTCGCGTAACTACAACACCAATAAGCGTTCACAA ATCTACGCCATGACGCTGCGCCTCAGTGCGCTGTTCGAATCCCAAATCAAAACGGTGATCAGTAACTGGAAGGCAGCTCGTCGGCGTGCGAATAAGAACAAATCAGGTAGTGCTCGCGGCTCTAGTAGTAGTCCTGTAAAACGTCAACCGCCCGATCGCAATCGTGGTGGAGTAGCATCTAAGCGTGCACGCAGCCAGCGAAACACACGCCAACTCCATAGTTCggatgatgacgatgacgacGATGACGATAATGAGAACGGTGCTGGTCGCGTGAATATACAGCCACGTGGTAGTCAACGCCGGGGTATCAGCGGAACAACGAACGGCAGGAATGGTCTGCATCGTGGCGGTACTACTGTTTCGGTGGCTGCGAGTACCTCTGCCGGCTCGAATCGTGTTAGCTCGTCTTCTTCACTACAACGGCGCAGTGGTGAAGCAACACAAGCAACGCGGAGCTCACGTCGCAAGGCCGCCAGTCAAGAGATagatgatgacgatgacgagGATGAGGAGGATACAGAATTGCACGTAACGGATGAGCACACCAGTGTGACGAGTTCCACCTCAGATGACAGCGAGAGCGACGATAGTTCAGAGGATGGTCTCAATGGTAGCAACGATGGATCAGATAACAACGATGCGCGCGGTAAGCGTGCCGCTGCACGTCGTTGTAAACGGCGAAGTGGCGCCGATGATTCGGAAGACAGCTACAAACCCGACAATGATAGACGTGGCAGTAAAAGGCGCAGTGCCCGCGCACGCGGTAGTAAAAAGAAGACGATAAAAAAATCAAGTCGAAAAAAACAGGATAAACAGCAGCAAGCCACACGTAAGCGACGACGACTCATCGAAGACGACGCCGATGAGGATTATATGGATCAAAGCGGTAAAAGGCGTACGACGACGATAGCAGCCACCGCAAATGGTGCACGTCGTGCTGCTAATGGTGCTGCTGTCACAAATGGCAACGTGCGCAGAGGCAATAGGCGACGATTGCAGTCATCGGAGGATGAGCACGAAAATATGTTGGCACAACACACAAGTTCGCAGGCGGATGAGAGCACACAAGACACGATTACGGGTCATCCAGCGACGGTGGGTATGACAACACCAAAAAAACGAGCTTCGGCAACCGGGCGTTCGCATCGTGGTGGCCAAGCATTGAATGTTAGCGAACACAGTGCTAGTACAAGTGCCAACGTATCACAGCAACAAAGCCCTTCCCGCAATACGCGCATGCAAACGAGTACGTCGGCTACAGTAAACAATCGTCGAAGTGCCACGGAAATCGATCACAGTTACCATCTTCCAATGCGCAATGGCCGCATTGCCGATTCAGATACAGACTCGCGTGAAGTAGCAGCCAACGCGCGTCCTACCAGGTCTAGCTTTAAGCGCGCCATTTTAGAGTGGGCGCGCACTAGTGATGTGGATGATGCAGAGCAGGAGGGAGGAGTTGAAGAGGAGGACAGTGAGGAGGCAGAGGAG atTCTGCCTACACCGACGCCCACAAAGGTTACGCCCTCTAAGGCAAATAATGCTAGCAATCTACTAAACGGTCCCTCAACCAGTCGAGCTGCTTATGGTGGCTCAGTTGTGCCCGTAGCGGTTGGAGCGGTACGTCAGTTGCGCACGAATCGTAATACAATTGTTGAGCCGCCAGACGAGGAGGAGGATTCGGAAGATGGGGACGGAAGCGAAAATGAGCCGCTTGTTTCAAGTCAAGGCATCGGAGCTGGAGCTAATGGGCGTATTCATC ctgcCAGTTACCCGCCAACCCGCAGCACCACTAACACTGCCACGCCTCGTTTGCAGGCGCACGCTGCTGCCATGAGCAATGCTCACATGACGCGCTCACACGCCACGTCAACAACGTCGTCGAACGTAACTACCTCTACATTGTCAGCGCATGATCACAATTATTTGGGTACAGAAGCGTTGGGTCCGTCCACCTCGGTAACCGCGTCACGTGGTACTGCACGTCGCGTGTTATCGCGACATCAGCGCAACGCTGATGAATTGGACAGCAACGCTGATGAATTGAACAGCGGCGCTGATCCCCTAGAAAACGTAAGCATGCTGATGCGAAACGCACGGCTTCGCCGCGGCCTACCAACATCGACGACACAGAATACAATATTTGGCAGCAGAATGATACCAACGACATCGGCAACCGCAGCGACAGTGCTAGCACCGCAACCTCCTACCCGAACAGTTCGACGTGGGCGTTCACGTTATAGTCAAGAACATTCACAAACTGccgaagatgatgatgatgacgaaagTGTAGAGGAAGATGCTAGCGCCGCTTCGGACGAGGGCACTGATGGAGGTTCTAGTACGCATGGAGACGACAACGATGATGATGCTACCGATGACTCGGAAGACAATCAACCATTGACTTCGTATGTACCATCTGGGAGGCGCACACGTAGTCGCGGCAAACCGGCACGTCGCACCAATCGCCGACGTCGTTCGGATGACTCCTTCGTGTGCGACGATGACGACGAGGATTATGAGGTAGAACGTCAACGGCAGCGAAGACGTCAACAGCAAAGAGCACGGTCACGTCGACATAGCGAACGCGACAGTCCCCAGCGCGATAGTCGCAAGCAGCGTGGATCGCGCAATCAAAAGCGACCACGCTACAATGAACAGAGTGATGATGAAGTGTCGCATGACTATAGCAACATGCGAAAGCGACGGCGAGACGCGGGTGTGGAAGGTGATTTGGTAGGCAGCACATCACAGCGTTCAGCGACACAACGACTGCCACGCAATAACGAAGTTACAGACAGTTCTGAAGGTGATGATGACGAACAGTTGGTTAGCGTTAGCAGTCGCGGACGCGTGCGAAAAATATCGGCTAAGGCGCGTCGTATTTTCAAAGAATAA
- the LOC129236313 gene encoding dehydrodolichyl diphosphate synthase complex subunit DHDDS, whose product MSWVSDYQYKWYETLAMNVVRAGGNVPRHIAFVMDGNRRYAKSQCLPKIDGHSHGFEKLANCLRWCLDMGIKEVTTFAFSIENYKRSEEEVNDLLDLAREKFRKILLEEQKLNEHGVRIRVIGNINLLPEDLQLLIAKAMMLTEHNDKLFLNIAFSYTSRDEITQAVETIVKLGEGLEPEDISQRLIEECLYTRNSLPPDMLFRTSGETRISDFLMWQISTTVLYFTNILWPQITLWNFLCGIFTYQRACLRLEPFKRHKRIEHAMQAKECNYYSDRVLNFLQKLDSYRKNVLYSLSTSN is encoded by the exons atgTCTTGGGTATCAGACTACCAATACAAGTGGTATGAGACACTGGCTATGAATGTGGTGCGTGCCGGTGGTAATGTTCCGCGACATATCGCATTTGTTATGGATGGTAATCGTCGTTATGCAAAGTCGCAATGTTTGCCTAAGATCGACGGACATTCACACGGTTTTGAAAAGTTAGCGAACTGCCTACGTTGGTGCTTAGATATGGGCATAAAAGAGGTGACCACATTTGCTTTTAGCATCGAAAACTACAAACGGTCCGAGGAAGAAGTAAATGACTTATTAGATCTAGCAcgtgaaaaatttcgaaaaatattgctTGAGGAGCAAAAATTGAATGAACATGGAGTACGCATCCGTGTAATTGGCAATATTAATTTGCTCCCAGAAGATTTACAATTATTGATTGCTAAAGCAATGATGTTAACCGAACATAATGATAAACTTTTCCTTAACATTGCCTTCTCATATACTTCTCGAGATGAAATAACTCAAGCTGTAGAAACAATTGTCAAGCTAGGGGAAGGTTTGGAGCCGGAAGATATTAGTCAACGTCTGATAGAAGAATGTCTTTATACAAGAAACTCATTACCTCCAGACATGCTTTTTCGTACATCGGGCGAGACACGTATTAGCGACTTTCTGATGTGGCAG ATTTCGACAACAGTATTGTACTTTACAAATATTCTATGGCCACAAATAACCCTTTGGAATTTTCTATGTGGTATATTCACATACCAACGAGCATGCTTACGTTTAGAGCCTTTCAAACGGCATAAACGAATAGAACACGCTATGCAAGCAAAGGAATGTAATTACTACTCCGATCGAGTGttgaactttttacaaaaactagATAGTTATAGGAAAAACGTTTTATATAGTTTATCAACAAGTAACTAA